Part of the Oncorhynchus keta strain PuntledgeMale-10-30-2019 chromosome 31, Oket_V2, whole genome shotgun sequence genome, AATGGGAGTCGCTCTTGAATGCTAAATTACATCAATATAAACAATATAAACAATGGATGTGAATAGTGGCGTAAGTCATTTTGGCATTCACTCATCTTTCCAACTCTcgtgtttgacaacagctgataattAGATCAATTGATGCGCTATACCAAAATGAATAAACGGTGGGAGTCGAAGCAAGTCGCCCATTACATGACGCATTCGGAGTACTATTTTAGAAtgattctttatttatttttgcataCTATTTAGTACAGTTGTATGGGTATTCAGACACGACCACTGTCTCCATATCAAATCTATTTACCATCTATAATATCTAGCATCGACTAATTCACATCATGATAGATACCATTAATATCACaagaaatcacacacacacacacacacacacacacacacacacacacacacacacacacacacacacacacacacacacacacacacacacacacacacacacacacacacacacacacacaaatagataGTTTGACAAAGTATTCTGTTATCTCATTGTGTAATCAAATCTGTTCAGCAAAACATACAATGCATATGCATAACAGTTACAGTTTCCACAAAATAAATTCAGTTTAGTAACTACCACACACTTTTTTAAAAACAATGTTTTAACAGCTGTTTTTGGTTCAATCTTGAACTAAGTCTCAATACAAATGTCTGTTGGCTCAATATGGGGGGAGCTGAAATGCCCCCCAGTGGGTATTCTCTACTCCATACCTAAAGCTATTATTCTTGGATGTTATCTCAAGGCTGAGGCTGTTACCTTGTTGGAGCTTAACCATCCTGGACATGAATACAGTGCCCTCTTTCTCTCCGTGATACACGGCTTCACTCAGTCTCCTTCGCTGGGTCTGATTCTGAATGCCATTTTTGAACAGAGTcaccttcctcttctcctctcccccggTGTGCCTAGTGAAGGTGACCTGGACATAGATGTAGTAGAAGCCTTCAGATGTGATGTAGACAGAGTTGTCGCGGAGGACGAGGGAGCAAGAGCCACAGGCATCATGGTCATTCTCCCAAGATAATGTTCCTACACATGAGACAGAAGGAATGAAAATAAAagagaataaaataaaatattaaaacgCTTTACATCATATCAATGGgttaatatacactacatgaccaaacgtaTGCGGACGCCTGCTAGCCccctctcattccaaaatcatgggcattaatatggagttggtccccccttt contains:
- the LOC118364126 gene encoding uncharacterized protein LOC118364126; this translates as MKSQQHTSKYLLLHVWCGFLTVAMGIMVAVLTTVQINSSDKSHLPESKEENQPPTNGSFLAQLNSSKAPRPSYIQLTMGTLSWENDHDACGSCSLVLRDNSVYITSEGFYYIYVQVTFTRHTGGEEKRKVTLFKNGIQNQTQRRRLSEAVYHGEKEGTVFMSRMVKLQQGNSLSLEITSKNNSFRYGVENTHWGAFQLPPY